In Bombus fervidus isolate BK054 chromosome 11, iyBomFerv1, whole genome shotgun sequence, a single genomic region encodes these proteins:
- the LOC139992208 gene encoding uncharacterized protein isoform X1, producing the protein MYPRYGLLLVFAYHVVTGLSLPTTTYDQRQTGDLNVQVHLKDVQVVALLDPEMLDDYTEYDYFYDYADFTLKPIVKPTTSTTTTTETVPSEQIDVSETPDSSSQNSTFPSISETNTNSTIENAEILLPVDAEKTNETLASSSTESLENSTSDDSILRMRLSDKITNLFEDKMENPTKHDNWGSSTENPSKRLSRKRCKLGYSPDGKGRCRRLSQRKLSLIPLTMRLPSKLLDDLRRNTRNLAQEEDARMHLN; encoded by the exons ATCCGCGTTACGGCCTCCTCCTCGTGTTCGCTTATCACGTTGTGACTGGTCTGTCCTTACCGACGACGACCTATGATCAACGACAAACCGGTGATCTAAACGTGCAAGTCCACCTGAAGGATGTGCAAGTGGTGGCGTTGTTGGACCCGGAGATGCTTGACGATTACACG GAATACGACTATTTCTACGATTACGCCGACTTTACGTTGAAACCGATCGTCAAGCCCACCACCAGTACTACGACTACCACCGAAACAGTTCCATCAGAACAAATCGATGTCTCTGAAACACCCGATTCTTCCTCTCAAAATTCGACATTTCCTTCGATCAGCGAGACAAATACAAATTCCACCATAGAAAACGCGGAAATTCTTCTACCAGTGGACGCTgaaaaaacaaacgaaacCTTAGCTAGTTCATCAACTGAAAGTTTAGAAAATTCAACTAGCGACGACAGTATACTAAGAATGAGGTTAAGTGACAAAATTACAAACCTGTTTGAGGATAAGATGGAAAATCCAACGAAGCATGATAACTGGGGATCATCCACGGAGAATCCGTCCAAAAGACTGTCTAGAAAACGGTGCAAATTAGGATATTCACCGGATGGAAAGGGTCGTTGTCGTCGTTTGAGTCAACGAAAATTATCGTTAATTCC ATTGACGATGAGATTACCATCAAAACTTTTAGACGATCTAAGGCGCAACACAAGGAATTTGGCGCAGGAGGAAGACGCTCGAATGCATTTAAACTGA
- the LOC139992213 gene encoding uncharacterized protein, whose product MFSDDENLSLLISIDKRLTLICRLKLERLNLSRVQAIPIFYKLSSVGAIQGEPGRRSSKFEHGGNKQTSMLSINMRIFKTVLLLAALGSNRVAQCLPIANETSIVESSSPTTPPSYNSTVDYYDQRQNGSENYRIHVDGVVFVVAPVETLLLAGVAGDNKPNLPIIDSSKPQSSKPEVDSKPSPAPKSTHRAGLRLANLLVPLLRRIRQE is encoded by the exons ATGTTCTCGGATGATGAAAATTTATCTCTGCTTATCTCGATAGATAAACGATTAACTCTTATCTGCAGGCTCAAGTTGGAACGTTTGAATTTGAGTCGCGTTCAAGCGATTCCGATCTTCTATAAGCTTTCGTCGGTAGGCGCCATTCAAGGCGAACCAGGAAGACGATCCTCGAAGTTCGAGCATGGCGGAAAT AAACAGACATCGATGCTATCGATCAACATGCGGATCTTCAAAACGGTGCTGCTACTCGCCGCGTTAGGCTCTAACAGAGTTGCTCAGTGTTTACCGATTGCGAACGAAACATCGATCGTGGAGTCATCGAGCCCGACGACGCCGCCTTCCTACAATTCTACGGTCGATTATTACGATCAACGACAAAACGGATCTGAGAATTACCGTATCCACGTGGACGGCGTGGTATTCGTCGTCGCACCCGTCGAGACGCTCCTCCTAGCCGGTGTTGCTGGCGATAATAAACCTAACTTACCGATAATTGATTCTTCAAAGCCGCAATCCAGTAAACCGGAAGTCGATTCTAAACCGTCACCGGCGCCCAAATCGACTCACAG GGCTGGTTTGCGTTTGGCGAATTTGCTAGTTCCGTTGTTGCGTCGTATTCGCCAAGAATGA
- the LOC139992206 gene encoding uncharacterized protein — translation MLLHVACLILLPGILSKSLIPQTNAAPATYDQRQDGDFNVDAKFENFLVIVATSGSSGLFKNLATQTLELNELMSQRSKQQTAEKPSETMVYETEDADGGREPYHVEIVHIEKEGDSTAQSKHTDKSSDAKNTEKIELETSSMDSKNSEPGLQEVSIDGKKTVKRTRSLWNTEEHRGLVDSSIKGNKRSTNVRSSQVKNLDHSDDLPVKDEEALKAARPGISLKKQLSKKEEEDVPSISEERNELGNKLAEQELVLLGGGIENCGPGRYRDKLGVCQNDNNFN, via the exons ATGCTACTGCACGTTGCGTGCCTCATCCTGTTACCAG GCATTCTATCTAAATCGTTAATTCCGCAAACAAACGCGGCTCCAGCCACGTATGATCAGCGACAAGACGGTGACTTCAATGTGGATGCCAAGTTTGAAAACTTTTTGGTGATCGTCGCTACTTCCGGTAGCAGTGGTCTATTCAAGAACCTGGCTACTCAGACGCTGGAGTTAAACGAGCTAATGTCGCAACGCAGCAAGCAACAGACCGCGGAGAAGCCATCTGAAACGATGGTTTATGAGACAGAAGATGCAGATGGCGGGAGGGAGCCTTACCATGTCGAGATCGTCCATatagagaaagagggagataGCACAGCTCAAAGTAAACATACTGACAAGTCGTCTGACGCTAAAAACAcagagaaaattgaattagAAACATCGTCGATGGATTCTAAAAATTCCGAGCCTGGTTTGCAAGAGGTGTCTATCGATGGTAAAAAGACGGTAAAGAGGACTAGAAGCCTGTGGAATACGGAAGAACATCGTGGACTCGTTGATAGTTcgataaaaggaaataaaaggtCTACTAACGTTAGAAGTTCGCAAGTGAAGAACCTCGACCATTCGGATGATCTACCGGTTAAAGATGAAGAAGCGTTGAAAGCAGCGAGGCCGGGTATATCGTTGAAGAAACAATTGTcgaagaaggaggaggaagacGTACCTTCGATATCTGAGGAAAGGAACGAATTGGGCAACAAGTTGGCGGAGCAGGAGCTAGTGTTGTTGGGAGGCGGTATCGAGAATTGCGGACCTGGAAGATATAGGGATAAATTAGGTGTTTGTCAGAACGacaacaattttaattaa
- the LOC139992208 gene encoding uncharacterized protein isoform X2 — MTVRRQRIPVSRCTDHYIKEYDYFYDYADFTLKPIVKPTTSTTTTTETVPSEQIDVSETPDSSSQNSTFPSISETNTNSTIENAEILLPVDAEKTNETLASSSTESLENSTSDDSILRMRLSDKITNLFEDKMENPTKHDNWGSSTENPSKRLSRKRCKLGYSPDGKGRCRRLSQRKLSLIPLTMRLPSKLLDDLRRNTRNLAQEEDARMHLN; from the exons GAATACGACTATTTCTACGATTACGCCGACTTTACGTTGAAACCGATCGTCAAGCCCACCACCAGTACTACGACTACCACCGAAACAGTTCCATCAGAACAAATCGATGTCTCTGAAACACCCGATTCTTCCTCTCAAAATTCGACATTTCCTTCGATCAGCGAGACAAATACAAATTCCACCATAGAAAACGCGGAAATTCTTCTACCAGTGGACGCTgaaaaaacaaacgaaacCTTAGCTAGTTCATCAACTGAAAGTTTAGAAAATTCAACTAGCGACGACAGTATACTAAGAATGAGGTTAAGTGACAAAATTACAAACCTGTTTGAGGATAAGATGGAAAATCCAACGAAGCATGATAACTGGGGATCATCCACGGAGAATCCGTCCAAAAGACTGTCTAGAAAACGGTGCAAATTAGGATATTCACCGGATGGAAAGGGTCGTTGTCGTCGTTTGAGTCAACGAAAATTATCGTTAATTCC ATTGACGATGAGATTACCATCAAAACTTTTAGACGATCTAAGGCGCAACACAAGGAATTTGGCGCAGGAGGAAGACGCTCGAATGCATTTAAACTGA